From Carettochelys insculpta isolate YL-2023 chromosome 22, ASM3395843v1, whole genome shotgun sequence, one genomic window encodes:
- the LOC142024769 gene encoding LOW QUALITY PROTEIN: uncharacterized protein LOC142024769 (The sequence of the model RefSeq protein was modified relative to this genomic sequence to represent the inferred CDS: deleted 3 bases in 2 codons) has protein sequence MDPGQFRNLPACPSHPERLQNDEHELLQLVLLPREQRRETAVVDPAQMAVTFEEVAVYFTPAQGALLGPAERALYRDVTQENYQMVTSLGLPIPKPALIAQLEAGEEPWVPDLQASEERKRPRGSGTAQTMTAAWILSVPAGDERMSEDEDGHPERKVPEEVELQGPFIKRAEGNFSQSLEQRKPWRSWHGSERKLGNSPGKKANEPIERVGGAKSPKEITAQQRNPKEKKPYKCLECEKNFSKRSGLVIHGRIHMGERPYKCPECGKSFIQLSGLICHRRIHTGERPYACCHCGKSFRTQSALLEHQRIHTGEKPYKCLECEKRFSQLSGLICHRRIHTGEKPYSCIYCGKSFSASSALTVHQRIHTGDKPYKCLDCGKCFSQRACLISHGRIHTEEPPCLEHGKSLSGPSALTVHQRTQAGEKPYECSECGKGFRQRSGLMRHRRIHAGEGLYKCLECGKSFKASSALVTHQKTHTGEKPFQCLECGKSFSGSSSLVRHWRIHTGEKPFECLECGKSFSQRSGLVSHAQIHTGEGPYQCLDCGKNFCAPSTLLIHQRTHTGEKPYKCLDCGKSFGRPSGLTSHRRTHTGEKPFKCLECGKGFSQHSSLISHRRTHTGEKPFKCLECGKSFSQCASLIKHGRIHTGEKPFKCSECGNSFNQRSSLIKHARIHTRGKPRKRLGKRKSFGPSS, from the exons ATGGACCCAGGCCAATTCAGAAACCTCCCTGCTTGCCCTTCTCACCCTGAAAGGCTGCAGAACGACGAGCACGAGTTGCTCCAGCTCGTC CTTCTCCCAAGGGAGCAGAGAAGAGAGACGGCTGTGGTGGACCCAGCTCAG ATGGCGGTGACcttcgaggaggtggctgtgtatttCACCCCGGCGCAGGGGGCGCTGCTGGGTCCCGCTGAGAGAGCCCTCTACCGGGACGTCACGCAGGAGAACTACCAGATGGTGACCTCGCTGG GACTCCCCATTCCCAAGCCTGCCCTGAtcgcccagctggaggcaggggaagagCCGTGGGTCCCCGATCTCCAGGCCTCTGAGGAAAGGAAGCGTCCAAGAGGCAGCGGCACAG CCCAGACAATGACtgctgcctggattctctctgtc CCAGCAGGTGACGAGAGGATGAGTGAGGACGAGGATGGGCATCCAGAGAGGAAAGTTCCTGAGGAAGTGGAACTGCAGGGACCCTTCATAAAAAGAGCTGAAGGGAATTTTTCCCAGTCGTTGGAACAGAGAAAACCCTGGAGAAGTTGGCACGGGTCAGAGAGGAAGCTGGGAAACAGCCCAGGGAAGAAAGCGAATGAACCCATTGAACGTGTGGGAGGAGCCAAGTCTCCCAAGGAAATCACAGCCCAGCAGCGCAATCCCAAGGAGAAGAAACCCTATAAATGCTTGGAGTGTGAGAAAAACTTCAGCAAACGCTCAGGCCTTGTTATCCACGGGAGAATCCACATGGGAGAGCGACCCTATAAGTGCCCTGAGTGTGGGAAGAGCTTCATTCAGCTCTCAGGCCTCATTTGCCacaggagaatccacacaggagagaggccATACGCCTGCTGCCATTGTGGGAAAAGTTTCCGAACACAATCGGCCCTCCTTGAACATCAGCGAATCCACACGGGAGAGAAACCTTACAAATGCCTGGAGTGTGAGAAGAGGTTCAGTCAGCTCTCAGGCCTTATTTGCCACAGGAGAATTCACACTGGAGAGAAGCCATATTCATGCATttattgtgggaaaagtttcagtgcCTCCTCAGCCCTTACTGTCcaccagagaatccacacaggagataAACCTTATAAGTGCCTGGACTGCGGGAAATGTTTCAGTCAGAGAGCTTGCCTTATTAGCCATGGGAGGATCCACACAGAGGAGCCACCATGCCTTGAGCATGGGAAAAGTTTGAGTGGACCCTCTGCCCTTACTGTCCATCAGAGAACCCAGGCAGGAGAGAAGCCCTATGAATGTTCAGAGTGTGGGAAAGGCTTCAGGCAGCGCTCTGGCCTTATGAGGCACAGGAGAATCCATGCAGGAGAGGGACTGTACAAATGCcttgagtgtgggaaaagtttcaaagCATCATCAGCCCTCGTTACACATCAGAAAACACACACCGGAGAGAAACCCTTTCagtgtttggagtgtgggaagagTTTCAGTGGCAGCTCAAGTCTTGTTCGGCATTGGAGAATCCACACGGGAGAGAAACCTTTTGAATGTTTGGAGTGCGGGAAGAGTTTCAGCCAGCGCTCTGGCCTTGTTAGCCATGcccaaatccacacaggagagggACCATATCAGTGCCTGGATTGTGGGAAGAATTTCTGTGCTCCATCCACCCTTCTTatacatcagagaacccacacaggggaGAAGCCTTATAAATGtttggactgtgggaaaagctttggCCGGCCCTCAGGTCTTACTAGCCATAGGAGAACCCatacaggagagaagccctttaaatgcttggagtgtgggaaaggTTTTAGTCAGCACTCAAGCCTTATTAGCCATCGAAGAACCCATACGGGGGAGAAACCCTTTAAATGCCTGGAGTGCGGGAAAAGTTTCAGTCAGTGCGCAAGCCTGATTAAGCACGGGAGAATCCACACGGGAGAGAAACCCTTTAaatgctctgagtgtgggaacaGCTTCAATCAGCGCTCAAGCCTTATTAAGCATGCAAGAATCCACACAAGAGGCAAACCCCGTAAGCGCTTGGGGAAAAGGAAAAGCTTCGGTCCCAGCTCGTAA